The nucleotide window TATAGACCTTTTCCACTGCTGGCTGCAGACCAAAAGCTACCATGCGCCCCTGCCAACGGGCCAATTGTTTATAACGCCCCAGCACCACACCCAAACCGGAACTGTCCATAAAACTTAAATGACGCAAATCCAAAACTATATCACGGGCAATTCCCTTTGCCAACTCGGTTTCCATGGCCGACTTCAGTTCAGCGGCTGTATGGTGATCAAGTTCACCGGCCGGAGCAACTACCAAAACCGAATTATAGTACTTGGTTTTCACTTTCATGACAATCACCCCTCCCCAGGTTTGATTCGCCAGAAAGCCGGAAATTCCTGCAACCAATGCGCAATCAGCGAATAGTTTCCAACAGGCTGCGCATGATTTTGCCAATCATCTGAAACCAGTTTGCTTTCGCCACCGCTTCCGCGGCAATCAAATCTACTGTTTCGACAACTTCATCGTTTAAGAGGACCTCTACTGTGCCCACCACTTCACCTTGTGACACCGGAGCTTGAACATGACCCGGCAGATTCAACTTAACTTCCGGCTCACCGTCAGCAGTCTTGTCAATCAGCATGGTGACATCATTCGCCGTTATCAGGTCCAGCACTTCTTGACGTCCTTTGTCCACCGGAACAGTGCCAAGGACTTCACCCCGTTGATGCAGCACTTCCGAACGCCAATGGCCAAAGCCGTAATTCAGCAGGTTAATTGCGTCCTGGGTGCGCAATGTGTAAGTGGGGGCATCCATGACCACAGCAATCATGCGCGTACTGTCACGGAGTGCGGTCGCTGCCAAACAATATCCTGCTTCTTCTGTCCAACCGGTCTTTAATCCATCGCCACCTGGATAGGTCCGCAGAAAGCTGAGATTCTTATTTGCAATATATACCCTGCCCATGAACTGGGTGTCCCAGGGAATTGTTGTCCACTGGGTAATCTGTGGATGCTTAAGCAGCTCGCGGGCCATGAGCGCCACGTCATAGGCGGTGGTCATGCTCCCCTCGCCGCCGTTCTCCGGCAAACCGGTGGGGTTGACAAAATGGGTGTTTTCCATTCCCAACTCCCGGGCCCGCCGATTCATCATCTCCACGAAGCCTTCCACAGATCCCCCCAGATGTTCAGCCACAACCACCGCTGCATCATTTGCCGACTCAACAGCCATGCCGATCATAGCTTCTTCAACTGTGATTTCATCATCAGTTTCCAAAAAAATCTGGGTACCGCCCATGCCTTTGGCCCGGGAACTGGTGATCATCACTTCATCTAGCGAAATCTCTTGCCGCTCCAATGCCTCCATTACCAAAAGCATGGTCATAATTTTAGTGATGCTGGCAGGTGCGAGCTGAAGGTGCGGATCCTTTTCAAACAGTACCTGTCCGGTAGCGGCGTCCAGCAATACAGCGCTGCTCGATGCCAGCTCTCCTTCATAATCCGGAACTTCCGCCTGAACAGGCAGAGCGTTAAAGAGCAAAAACGCAGTTAACGTTGCTACAATCAGTCTTCGCATGCATATTCCTCCTATATTGTGCTGTTCTAATGTTTCCCAGCATAAGGAATAAACATTCAAATTCCGGCGGTCTTCCTGAAAAACATAAAAAAGGTCCGAAAACGGACCTTAAAATCGTTTTTCGCCGT belongs to Bacillota bacterium and includes:
- a CDS encoding anti-sigma factor antagonist (This anti-anti-sigma factor, or anti-sigma factor antagonist, belongs to a family that includes characterized members SpoIIAA, RsbV, RsfA, and RsfB.) produces the protein MKVKTKYYNSVLVVAPAGELDHHTAAELKSAMETELAKGIARDIVLDLRHLSFMDSSGLGVVLGRYKQLARWQGRMVAFGLQPAVEKVYKLSGLPKLIPVHPDLDTCLDSLGG
- a CDS encoding D-alanyl-D-alanine carboxypeptidase, yielding MRRLIVATLTAFLLFNALPVQAEVPDYEGELASSSAVLLDAATGQVLFEKDPHLQLAPASITKIMTMLLVMEALERQEISLDEVMITSSRAKGMGGTQIFLETDDEITVEEAMIGMAVESANDAAVVVAEHLGGSVEGFVEMMNRRARELGMENTHFVNPTGLPENGGEGSMTTAYDVALMARELLKHPQITQWTTIPWDTQFMGRVYIANKNLSFLRTYPGGDGLKTGWTEEAGYCLAATALRDSTRMIAVVMDAPTYTLRTQDAINLLNYGFGHWRSEVLHQRGEVLGTVPVDKGRQEVLDLITANDVTMLIDKTADGEPEVKLNLPGHVQAPVSQGEVVGTVEVLLNDEVVETVDLIAAEAVAKANWFQMIGKIMRSLLETIR